The Sesamum indicum cultivar Zhongzhi No. 13 unplaced genomic scaffold, S_indicum_v1.0 scaffold00440, whole genome shotgun sequence genome includes a region encoding these proteins:
- the LOC105180239 gene encoding LOB domain-containing protein 1-like, which translates to FITAHRVFGASNIIKLLQELPEAQRADAVNSMVYEANARLRDPIYGCTGMICHLQSQVSELQAEVAKAQAEILNMQCQNASLIDLLCKGMAGTQNVEENLIYDHNSTIFSDEPNVGVSWEHLWT; encoded by the exons TTCATCACCGCCCACCGGGTTTTCGGAGCTAGCAACATTATCAAGCTGTTGCAG GAACTTCCTGAGGCACAAAGAGCAGATGCTGTGAACAGCATGGTTTACGAAGCGAATGCTCGACTAAGGGATCCCATCTACGGGTGCACGGGCATGATTTGCCATCTACAGAGCCAAGTAAGCGAGCTGCAAGCGGAAGTAGCCAAGGCACAGGCAGAAATATTGAACATGCAATGCCAGAATGCTAGTTTGATTGACCTACTTTGCAAAGGGATGGCCGGCACACAAAACGTTGAAGAGAACTTGATATATGATCACAACTCAACCATCTTTTCTGATGAACCCAATGTGGGAGTTTCTTGGGAACATCTTTGGACATGA